Proteins encoded within one genomic window of Bacteroidota bacterium:
- a CDS encoding YqgE/AlgH family protein produces the protein MKYSKVNITKLESISKGKILVAKPFWQNELFKRSVVLIFRHENQKVRGIILNKVSSISLNDVVPDFGYNAPLFFGGLNAVDGISCIHSSEDVPGSIELGNGLFFGGDYEYITEMSESGMLSLEDFRFYVGQIEWNEENLLEEINEGKWWTSKISLPEFYSNSCDHLWSEKLIRENHMYGLFEEWPDPSLS, from the coding sequence ATGAAATATAGCAAAGTAAATATAACCAAACTGGAGAGTATTTCTAAGGGCAAAATTCTTGTTGCAAAACCATTTTGGCAAAACGAATTATTTAAAAGATCAGTAGTGTTAATTTTCAGACATGAAAATCAAAAAGTACGAGGGATTATATTAAATAAGGTCTCTTCAATTTCTTTAAACGATGTTGTTCCTGACTTTGGATATAATGCACCTCTTTTCTTTGGCGGCCTTAATGCTGTTGATGGCATTTCTTGTATACATTCTTCAGAAGATGTTCCGGGATCTATCGAACTCGGAAATGGACTTTTCTTCGGTGGCGATTATGAATACATAACAGAAATGAGTGAGTCCGGAATGTTGAGTCTGGAGGACTTCCGGTTTTATGTAGGTCAAATTGAATGGAATGAAGAAAATTTGCTTGAAGAGATCAATGAAGGTAAATGGTGGACAAGCAAGATCAGCTTACCTGAATTTTATAGCAACTCTTGTGACCACTTGTGGAGCGAAAAACTTATCAGGGAAAACCATATGTATGGATTATTTGAAGAATGGCCGGATCCTTCACTAAGTTAG
- a CDS encoding DUF3606 domain-containing protein codes for MKTKSNSYDYRRLRINFTYDIDFWARHWGISASSISEAIIKTGSNVLSMIRKYLKASSKLHS; via the coding sequence ATGAAAACAAAATCCAACTCATACGATTACAGAAGGCTGAGAATTAACTTTACTTACGATATTGATTTCTGGGCGAGGCATTGGGGAATTTCTGCATCGAGTATCTCCGAAGCAATCATTAAGACAGGCAGTAACGTTTTATCGATGATAAGAAAATATTTAAAGGCCAGTTCGAAATTGCATTCGTGA
- a CDS encoding AAA family ATPase, whose product MEDKSSGLDLNNSDKMNEDPLFKGTSFNPYVYFYRRYSKFPHRHWVKNIDRKGLLDNLSVKYDIQKNKVLGTTIHSSHSDDGESSYGSYALDDHLLLDFPSGEEGLENDVHLYYSDEVPTTKVAGLLEEVKNFYLPVNKENVSVRLLMLNKEDELEFVPIVLKRSYTNIELNYNDDLFQLNEMLVDRLNRINDKGLVIFYGKAGTGKTTYIRYLAGEIDKQKLFVPASLSKKIGNPEFLALLRDYKNSILIIEDADWLLKKKNTDDDQVLANILTLSDGLLSDFFHIQIICTFNNDIRTIEPTLLRKGRLIAKYYFKELEIEKATRLCMYLGYKFVPETEMVLADIFFAEEKEYQTPYNSKRNLGFR is encoded by the coding sequence ATGGAAGATAAAAGTTCAGGTTTAGATCTCAATAATAGCGATAAAATGAATGAAGATCCTTTGTTTAAAGGTACTTCATTTAACCCATACGTATATTTCTATCGCCGGTATTCTAAATTTCCTCATCGCCATTGGGTGAAGAATATAGACAGGAAAGGTCTCCTCGACAATCTTTCTGTAAAATATGATATTCAGAAAAACAAAGTTCTTGGAACTACCATTCATTCATCACATAGTGACGATGGCGAATCTTCATATGGATCGTATGCTTTAGATGATCATTTGCTGCTCGATTTTCCTTCAGGAGAAGAAGGATTAGAAAACGATGTTCATCTTTATTATTCTGACGAAGTCCCGACGACCAAGGTGGCAGGACTTCTTGAAGAAGTTAAAAACTTTTATCTGCCGGTTAATAAGGAGAATGTTAGTGTCCGGTTACTAATGTTGAATAAAGAGGATGAACTGGAATTTGTTCCAATTGTTCTCAAACGATCTTATACTAATATTGAACTTAACTATAATGATGATTTGTTTCAGTTAAATGAAATGTTAGTTGACAGATTAAACAGAATCAATGATAAGGGTCTGGTTATATTCTATGGAAAAGCAGGGACAGGGAAAACTACTTATATCAGATATCTGGCCGGGGAAATAGATAAACAAAAACTATTTGTACCGGCAAGCTTAAGTAAGAAAATTGGAAATCCGGAATTCCTCGCATTACTAAGAGATTATAAAAATTCAATATTGATAATCGAAGATGCAGATTGGTTATTGAAAAAGAAAAACACAGACGATGACCAGGTATTGGCAAATATATTAACGTTGTCTGATGGGTTGTTGTCTGACTTTTTTCACATTCAGATTATATGCACGTTCAATAACGATATCAGAACCATTGAGCCAACACTGTTGAGAAAAGGAAGACTGATTGCTAAGTACTATTTTAAAGAACTTGAGATAGAAAAAGCTACAAGGTTATGTATGTATCTTGGATATAAGTTTGTTCCTGAAACTGAAATGGTACTTGCAGATATATTTTTCGCAGAAGAAAAGGAATATCAGACACCATATAACAGCAAACGAAATCTGGGTTTCAGATAA
- a CDS encoding response regulator — protein sequence MIVNKKIFLVDDDEDDQLFFTDALKEIDPAIQCSVARNGKDAIKILQGLNELPDVLFLDLNMPYMNGFECLKVLKTEIKLSLIPIVIFTTSNDPRDVQLTHRLGAEVFLSKPNDFNQLKLKLEHILKINFDFYTPEISQYSL from the coding sequence ATGATCGTAAATAAAAAAATATTCCTTGTTGATGATGATGAGGACGACCAGCTATTTTTTACTGATGCCTTAAAAGAAATTGATCCTGCTATTCAGTGTTCAGTAGCCAGGAATGGTAAAGATGCGATAAAGATATTACAAGGGTTGAATGAACTTCCGGATGTTTTATTTCTGGATCTGAATATGCCATATATGAATGGCTTTGAATGCTTAAAAGTTTTGAAAACTGAAATTAAACTAAGCCTGATCCCAATCGTAATTTTTACAACTTCCAATGATCCAAGAGATGTGCAATTAACTCATCGCTTAGGAGCTGAAGTTTTTCTTTCGAAGCCAAACGACTTTAATCAGCTCAAACTGAAATTAGAACACATTCTTAAAATTAATTTCGATTTTTATACCCCTGAAATATCCCAATACAGCCTTTAA